The Linepithema humile isolate Giens D197 chromosome 7, Lhum_UNIL_v1.0, whole genome shotgun sequence genome has a window encoding:
- the LOC105670066 gene encoding zinc finger protein 836-like isoform X2 — MARRSKLLNVMAKRCRLCLADSGFMVKLRDEFVEPKLKDLTRCTCIDIEYNKNLPDGVCHICFYKLSMWTEFKELFMQSHKILLEQLEISKAPDNAKRSKIDVSSSEVTNVNTDKVIIDTIYISESEDESILSKISPQKACNIDRRKLNKNVKNGSDKHTENKSFESKRSKLHVRCGKNKRRILALKRWQARKKALYAATQKSVSDSESNDVQSTLVRKTQTNTNVDEEAKKQKRFAKLLKNLETNLANKYTGFGISTPRTRLRNQAMVVLPSEKNNIETKIRYSPEKESLPSLVENNVTANGARKPISQTNNTMFTPKSSKTELVIGKTTFIVTSNLVLQDQQCNQTLNNSKNSESLNGDVNSKENTDIFDAVQLRRVVSPAIFENKDEMKETTKNDIERCLDIRIESHEFTMLKHMQAELSDFIQKEVKQKYLSINEDATKTDCVNNTNSQPKLDQKLKNLIQNAIEKNIEHMTNENDTKCQEFQRVSPEFVKTAVHSSQYQPRVVLERLNLANKVINNALKRAALTSESHSATPRKRLIVPPKKYDDFNTSLELDDFTELEDTKVQKTPRACPRTYKNSTTKQLRRKVILEKRITNNDSIVTTNKDNNAMSLPSRVKKDLKVNEEKIDKNRVEIKNLADIETYVCKICKFRCNSKKNIVAHVRETHIIPSGAKDNDAKEDLANKESDKKDVEVKTSTEPEIYVCQICKFRCNSVKDIETHVRASHITSSEAFDAPQNTNNNTVTLPQDINKNTATLPQNVNKNTATLPQNGNKNTATLPQNVNKNTATLPQEKQKKMRCKKCHEIVDYQCVKAHAFSCKLKMPDLIYVCPICKANFKAKKLFLQHFEAHKPLKSTNKTKNKEINNVDESQIKTAVPAMSQESHTVGLQLPTVSEALQKGYAIQTNRKGICVMPLKKQTNETNVQSTTIDESNIQSDKVTTTDAKSNVAKNIAQKNKEYNCFLCEKIFIDEELLKDHLQQHCDEQSDEERSDKKDPKHKCTICGNILESDKALEEHICKHWFDGEDSNNLNKTSSNNEENNPEDSTSSEDEFHQCSQCWELFDSEILLEMHTRVHVQKVPKAAETQIIYQYQCTLCDDLFDTEKDLEDHINLHNGNAQICQLCDKPFRTLEELQEHVTTHL, encoded by the exons ATGGCGAGAAGAAGTAAATTACTGAACGTTATGGCTAAACGCTGTCGACTATGCCTGGCCGACAGTGGTTTTATGGTCAAATTACGCGACGAATTTGTAGAGCCCAAGCTCAAGGATTTAACAAGATGCACCTGCATCGAT ATCGAGTACAACAAGAATTTACCTGATGGGGTATGTCATATatgcttttataaattgtcCATGTGGACAGAATTCAAAGAACTATTTATGCAATCCCACAAAATCCTCTTGGAACAATTAGAAATCTCGAAAGCACCTGATAATGCT AAAAGATCTAAAATAGATGTATCCTCGTCAGAAGTCACGAATGTAAACACAGATAAAGTTATAATagatacgatatatatatcagaGAGTGAGGATGAATCAATATTATCCAAAATTTCCCCTCAGAAAGCATGCAATATTGATAGAAGAaagctaaataaaaatgtgaaaaatggTAGTGACAAGCATAcggaaaataaatcttttgaaTCAAAGAGGTCTAAGTTACATGTAAGATGCGGCAAAAATAAACGCAGGATATTAGCCCTAAAGCGTTGGCAGGCAAGAAAGAAGGCACTCTATGCCGCAACACAAAAGAGTGTATCTGATAGTGAATCCAACGACGTGCAATCAACACTTGTGCGGAAGACTCAAACAAACACTAACGTGGATGAGGAAGCgaaaaagcaaaaaagatttgcaaaattgctgaaaaatttagaaactaATCTTGCGAACAAGTATACTGGGTTTGGCATAAGTACACCCAGAACGAGATTGAGGAACCAAGCTATGGTGGTCTTACCAAGTGAGAAGAATAATATTGAgacaaaaattagatattcACCGGAAAAGGAATCTTTACCTTCGTTGGTGGAAAATAATGTTACGGCGAATGGTGCGAGAAAACCCATATCGCAGACGAATAACACCATGTTTACACCAAAGTCATCGAAAACCGAGCTAGTAATTGGTAAAACCACATTCATTGTAACGTCAAATTTAGTTCTTCAGGATCAACAATGCAATCAGACGTTGAATAATTCCAAGAATTCCGAAAGCCTCAATGGAGATGTTAATAGTAAGGAGAATACTGATATTTTTGATGCAGTTCAACTGCGCAGAGTGGTGAGTCCCGCAATATTCGAAAACAAAGATGAAATGAAAGAAACGACAAAGAATGATATTGAGAGATGTCTAGATATTCGAATAGAGTCTCATGAATTCACGATGTTGAAACACATGCAAGCCGAATTGTCGGATTTCATTCAGAAGGAAGTAAAGCAAAAATATCTAAGTATAAACGAGGACGCTACGAAAACTGATTGTGTGAATAACACGAATTCGCAACCAAAGCTCGATCAGaagttaaaaaatctaatacaGAACGCCATAGAAAAGAATATCGAGCACATGACGAATGAGAATGACACGAAGTGTCAGGAATTCCAGAGGGTTTCACCGGAATTTGTAAAGACAGCTGTACACTCGTCTCAGTATCAGCCAAGAGTCGTGCTGGAGCGGTTAAATCTAGCAAACAAGGTCATTAATAACGCATTGAAACGGGCTGCGCTAACAAGTGAATCGCACAGCGCAACTCCTCGTAAACGTCTTATCGTACCGCCAAAGAAGTATGACGATTTTAACACTTCGTTGGAATTAGATGATTTCACCGAATTGGAAGATACGAAGGTTCAAAAAACACCCAGAGCTTGCCCAAGAACGTACAAGAATTCTACGACAAAACAACTTCGTCGCAAGGTTATATTAGAAAAGAGAATTACAAATAATGATTCGATTGTTACAACTAATAAAGATAACAATGCTATGTCACTGCCATCCCGtgttaaaaaagatttgaaaGTTAACGAAGAAAAGATTGATAAAAACAGAGTTGAAATAAAGAATCTAGCAGATATCGAGACTTATGTGTGCAAGATTTGCAAATTTAGATGTAACAGTAAGAAGAATATCGTAGCACACGTTCGAGAGACTCATATAATTCCATCAGGAGCTAAAGATAACGATGCTAAAGAAGATTTGGCGAACAAAGAGAGTGATAAAAAGGACGTTGAAGTAAAGACATCAACAGAACCCGAGATTTATGTGTGCCAGATTTGCAAATTCAGGTGTAACAGTGTGAAGGACATCGAGACGCATGTTCGCGCATCTCATATAACTTCATCAGAAGCTTTTGATGCGCCGCAAAATACAAACAACAATACAGTCACATTGCCGCaagatataaacaaaaatacgGCCACATTGCCgcaaaatgtaaacaaaaatacCGCCACATTGCCGCAAAATGGAAACAAAAATACCGCCACATTGCCgcaaaatgtaaacaaaaatacCGCCACATTGCCGCAAGAAAAGCAGAAGAAAATGCGCTGCAAGAAGTGCCATGAGATAGTTGACTACCAATGCGTGAAGGCGCATGCTTTTTCATGCAAATTGAAGATGCCAGATTTGATTTACGTGTGTCCCATCTGCAAAGCTAATTTCAAAGCGAAGAAACTATTCTTGCAGCACTTTGAAGCGCACAAACCGTTGAAATCAACAAACAAAACTAAGAACAAGGAGATAAACAACGTCGATGAGTCGCAAATAAAAACTGCTGTGCCTGCCATGTCACAGGAGAGTCATACAGTTGGGCTGCAATTGCCGACTGTTTCTGAGGCGTTGCAGAAGGGCTATGCAATTCAGACGAATAGGAAAGGTATTTGTGTAATGCCGCTTAAGAAGCAGACAAATGAGACGAACGTGCAAAGTACTACGATCGATGAAAGCAACATTCAGTCCGACAAAGTAACTACCACAGACGCAAAGTCCAATGTTGCGAAAAATATCGcacagaaaaataaagagtACAATTGTTTCTTATGCGAAAAAATCTTCATAGACGAGGAACTGTTGAAGGACCACTTACAGCAGCATTGTGACGAGCAGAGTGACGAAGAACGGAGTGATAAAAAGGATCCTAAACACAAGTGTACTATTTGCGGCAATATTTTGGAATCGGATAAAGCCTTAGAAGAGCATATTTGTAAACATTGGTTCGACGGCGAGGATAGTaacaatttgaataaaacaagCTCGAACAATGAGGAGAACAATCCTGAAGATAGTACATCGTCAGAAGATGAATTTCATCAGTGCAGTCAATGTTGGGAATTATTCGATTCAGAAATATTGCTGGAGATGCATACAAGGGTGCATGTGCAGAAAGTTCCAAAAGCAGCAGAAACCCAAATTATCTATCAGTATCAATGTACGCTTTGTGACGATCTGTTTGATACAGAAAAGGATCTGGAGGACCATATAAACTTACATAACGGAAATGCGCAAATATGCCAGTTATGTGACAAACCGTTCCGCACGTTAGAAGAATTGCAAGAACACGTTACAActcatttgtaa
- the LOC105670066 gene encoding uncharacterized protein isoform X1, which produces MARRSKLLNVMAKRCRLCLADSGFMVKLRDEFVEPKLKDLTRCTCIDIEYNKNLPDGVCHICFYKLSMWTEFKELFMQSHKILLEQLEISKAPDNAVNHSKNNRHLKRSIKRTNFNKSDEDSISPIDKKRSKIDVSSSEVTNVNTDKVIIDTIYISESEDESILSKISPQKACNIDRRKLNKNVKNGSDKHTENKSFESKRSKLHVRCGKNKRRILALKRWQARKKALYAATQKSVSDSESNDVQSTLVRKTQTNTNVDEEAKKQKRFAKLLKNLETNLANKYTGFGISTPRTRLRNQAMVVLPSEKNNIETKIRYSPEKESLPSLVENNVTANGARKPISQTNNTMFTPKSSKTELVIGKTTFIVTSNLVLQDQQCNQTLNNSKNSESLNGDVNSKENTDIFDAVQLRRVVSPAIFENKDEMKETTKNDIERCLDIRIESHEFTMLKHMQAELSDFIQKEVKQKYLSINEDATKTDCVNNTNSQPKLDQKLKNLIQNAIEKNIEHMTNENDTKCQEFQRVSPEFVKTAVHSSQYQPRVVLERLNLANKVINNALKRAALTSESHSATPRKRLIVPPKKYDDFNTSLELDDFTELEDTKVQKTPRACPRTYKNSTTKQLRRKVILEKRITNNDSIVTTNKDNNAMSLPSRVKKDLKVNEEKIDKNRVEIKNLADIETYVCKICKFRCNSKKNIVAHVRETHIIPSGAKDNDAKEDLANKESDKKDVEVKTSTEPEIYVCQICKFRCNSVKDIETHVRASHITSSEAFDAPQNTNNNTVTLPQDINKNTATLPQNVNKNTATLPQNGNKNTATLPQNVNKNTATLPQEKQKKMRCKKCHEIVDYQCVKAHAFSCKLKMPDLIYVCPICKANFKAKKLFLQHFEAHKPLKSTNKTKNKEINNVDESQIKTAVPAMSQESHTVGLQLPTVSEALQKGYAIQTNRKGICVMPLKKQTNETNVQSTTIDESNIQSDKVTTTDAKSNVAKNIAQKNKEYNCFLCEKIFIDEELLKDHLQQHCDEQSDEERSDKKDPKHKCTICGNILESDKALEEHICKHWFDGEDSNNLNKTSSNNEENNPEDSTSSEDEFHQCSQCWELFDSEILLEMHTRVHVQKVPKAAETQIIYQYQCTLCDDLFDTEKDLEDHINLHNGNAQICQLCDKPFRTLEELQEHVTTHL; this is translated from the exons ATGGCGAGAAGAAGTAAATTACTGAACGTTATGGCTAAACGCTGTCGACTATGCCTGGCCGACAGTGGTTTTATGGTCAAATTACGCGACGAATTTGTAGAGCCCAAGCTCAAGGATTTAACAAGATGCACCTGCATCGAT ATCGAGTACAACAAGAATTTACCTGATGGGGTATGTCATATatgcttttataaattgtcCATGTGGACAGAATTCAAAGAACTATTTATGCAATCCCACAAAATCCTCTTGGAACAATTAGAAATCTCGAAAGCACCTGATAATGCT GTAAaccattctaaaaataatagacaTTTGAAAAGAAGTATCAAAAggacaaattttaataaaagtgaCGAAGATAGTATTTCTCCTATTGATAAa AAAAGATCTAAAATAGATGTATCCTCGTCAGAAGTCACGAATGTAAACACAGATAAAGTTATAATagatacgatatatatatcagaGAGTGAGGATGAATCAATATTATCCAAAATTTCCCCTCAGAAAGCATGCAATATTGATAGAAGAaagctaaataaaaatgtgaaaaatggTAGTGACAAGCATAcggaaaataaatcttttgaaTCAAAGAGGTCTAAGTTACATGTAAGATGCGGCAAAAATAAACGCAGGATATTAGCCCTAAAGCGTTGGCAGGCAAGAAAGAAGGCACTCTATGCCGCAACACAAAAGAGTGTATCTGATAGTGAATCCAACGACGTGCAATCAACACTTGTGCGGAAGACTCAAACAAACACTAACGTGGATGAGGAAGCgaaaaagcaaaaaagatttgcaaaattgctgaaaaatttagaaactaATCTTGCGAACAAGTATACTGGGTTTGGCATAAGTACACCCAGAACGAGATTGAGGAACCAAGCTATGGTGGTCTTACCAAGTGAGAAGAATAATATTGAgacaaaaattagatattcACCGGAAAAGGAATCTTTACCTTCGTTGGTGGAAAATAATGTTACGGCGAATGGTGCGAGAAAACCCATATCGCAGACGAATAACACCATGTTTACACCAAAGTCATCGAAAACCGAGCTAGTAATTGGTAAAACCACATTCATTGTAACGTCAAATTTAGTTCTTCAGGATCAACAATGCAATCAGACGTTGAATAATTCCAAGAATTCCGAAAGCCTCAATGGAGATGTTAATAGTAAGGAGAATACTGATATTTTTGATGCAGTTCAACTGCGCAGAGTGGTGAGTCCCGCAATATTCGAAAACAAAGATGAAATGAAAGAAACGACAAAGAATGATATTGAGAGATGTCTAGATATTCGAATAGAGTCTCATGAATTCACGATGTTGAAACACATGCAAGCCGAATTGTCGGATTTCATTCAGAAGGAAGTAAAGCAAAAATATCTAAGTATAAACGAGGACGCTACGAAAACTGATTGTGTGAATAACACGAATTCGCAACCAAAGCTCGATCAGaagttaaaaaatctaatacaGAACGCCATAGAAAAGAATATCGAGCACATGACGAATGAGAATGACACGAAGTGTCAGGAATTCCAGAGGGTTTCACCGGAATTTGTAAAGACAGCTGTACACTCGTCTCAGTATCAGCCAAGAGTCGTGCTGGAGCGGTTAAATCTAGCAAACAAGGTCATTAATAACGCATTGAAACGGGCTGCGCTAACAAGTGAATCGCACAGCGCAACTCCTCGTAAACGTCTTATCGTACCGCCAAAGAAGTATGACGATTTTAACACTTCGTTGGAATTAGATGATTTCACCGAATTGGAAGATACGAAGGTTCAAAAAACACCCAGAGCTTGCCCAAGAACGTACAAGAATTCTACGACAAAACAACTTCGTCGCAAGGTTATATTAGAAAAGAGAATTACAAATAATGATTCGATTGTTACAACTAATAAAGATAACAATGCTATGTCACTGCCATCCCGtgttaaaaaagatttgaaaGTTAACGAAGAAAAGATTGATAAAAACAGAGTTGAAATAAAGAATCTAGCAGATATCGAGACTTATGTGTGCAAGATTTGCAAATTTAGATGTAACAGTAAGAAGAATATCGTAGCACACGTTCGAGAGACTCATATAATTCCATCAGGAGCTAAAGATAACGATGCTAAAGAAGATTTGGCGAACAAAGAGAGTGATAAAAAGGACGTTGAAGTAAAGACATCAACAGAACCCGAGATTTATGTGTGCCAGATTTGCAAATTCAGGTGTAACAGTGTGAAGGACATCGAGACGCATGTTCGCGCATCTCATATAACTTCATCAGAAGCTTTTGATGCGCCGCAAAATACAAACAACAATACAGTCACATTGCCGCaagatataaacaaaaatacgGCCACATTGCCgcaaaatgtaaacaaaaatacCGCCACATTGCCGCAAAATGGAAACAAAAATACCGCCACATTGCCgcaaaatgtaaacaaaaatacCGCCACATTGCCGCAAGAAAAGCAGAAGAAAATGCGCTGCAAGAAGTGCCATGAGATAGTTGACTACCAATGCGTGAAGGCGCATGCTTTTTCATGCAAATTGAAGATGCCAGATTTGATTTACGTGTGTCCCATCTGCAAAGCTAATTTCAAAGCGAAGAAACTATTCTTGCAGCACTTTGAAGCGCACAAACCGTTGAAATCAACAAACAAAACTAAGAACAAGGAGATAAACAACGTCGATGAGTCGCAAATAAAAACTGCTGTGCCTGCCATGTCACAGGAGAGTCATACAGTTGGGCTGCAATTGCCGACTGTTTCTGAGGCGTTGCAGAAGGGCTATGCAATTCAGACGAATAGGAAAGGTATTTGTGTAATGCCGCTTAAGAAGCAGACAAATGAGACGAACGTGCAAAGTACTACGATCGATGAAAGCAACATTCAGTCCGACAAAGTAACTACCACAGACGCAAAGTCCAATGTTGCGAAAAATATCGcacagaaaaataaagagtACAATTGTTTCTTATGCGAAAAAATCTTCATAGACGAGGAACTGTTGAAGGACCACTTACAGCAGCATTGTGACGAGCAGAGTGACGAAGAACGGAGTGATAAAAAGGATCCTAAACACAAGTGTACTATTTGCGGCAATATTTTGGAATCGGATAAAGCCTTAGAAGAGCATATTTGTAAACATTGGTTCGACGGCGAGGATAGTaacaatttgaataaaacaagCTCGAACAATGAGGAGAACAATCCTGAAGATAGTACATCGTCAGAAGATGAATTTCATCAGTGCAGTCAATGTTGGGAATTATTCGATTCAGAAATATTGCTGGAGATGCATACAAGGGTGCATGTGCAGAAAGTTCCAAAAGCAGCAGAAACCCAAATTATCTATCAGTATCAATGTACGCTTTGTGACGATCTGTTTGATACAGAAAAGGATCTGGAGGACCATATAAACTTACATAACGGAAATGCGCAAATATGCCAGTTATGTGACAAACCGTTCCGCACGTTAGAAGAATTGCAAGAACACGTTACAActcatttgtaa
- the Fkbp59 gene encoding FK506-binding protein 59 isoform X2: MAEIDLSPAQDRGVLKEIIKEGTGDETPTNGCKVKVHYIGTLLDGTKFDSSKDREKPFKFDLGRGSVIKAWDIGVATMKKGEIAILTCAPEYAYGKNGSPPSIPPDATLKFEVELLDWHGEDLSPTKDKSIERYQITSGKQYANPEEGCQVNVHLIGKYNGKVFEERDVEFTLGEGEIVGIVEGVEIALQRFLNGEKSRLLIKSKYAFKEEGNTEFNIPPNADVEYEVELKSFEKETGVWVMNTSEKLEQAKLQKEKGTKYFTCNKLNLAIKVYLKVFKYLDTDFNDEDKVERNRIALATHLNLALCYLKTDQNLLARDECTKALNLDSKNEKALFRRGQAHLGLASPEIAIKDFQEVLNVQPKNTAATKQIVICNKLIKKQLSKEKKLYANMFDKFAQEDKQSKYVVI, translated from the exons ATGGCCGAAATAGATTTGTCTCCGGCCCAGGACAGAGGTGTATTGAAGGAAATTATCAAGGAAGGCACAGGAGATGAGACTCCCACTAATGGCTGTAAAGTTAAAGTTCATTACATTGGCACTTTACTAGATGGAACAAAGTTTGACTCTAGCAAGGACAGAGAAAAGCCATTCAAATTTGATCTTGGACGTGGTAGCGTTATTAAAGCATGGGATATCGGTGTGGCTACTATGAAAAAAGGTGAAATTGCTATACTTACTTGTGCTCCTGAATATGCCTATGGCAAGAATGGTAGTCCTCCATCAATTCCACCTGATGCTACATTAAAGTTTGAA GTTGAATTGCTTGACTGGCATGGAGAAGATCTAAGTCCAACTAAAGACAAAAGTATTGAAAGATACCAGATTACTTCTGGAAAGCAGTATGCTAATCCAGAAGAAGGTTGCCAAGTAAATG tgCACTTGATTGGAAAGTACAATGGAAAAGTGTTTGAGGAGAGAGATGTAGAATTCACTCTTGGAGAGGGAGAGATTGTGGGAATTGTGGAGGGTGTAGAAATTGCACTGCAGCGTTTCTTGAATGGAGAGAAATCcagacttttaattaaaagtaaatatgcatttaaGGAAGAAGGAAATACTGAATTTAACATTCCACCAAATGCAGATGTGGAATATGAAGTGGAATTGAAAAGCTTCGAAAAg GAAACGGGAGTATGGGTAATGAATACATCCGAAAAGTTAGAACAAGCAAAGTtacagaaagaaaaaggaacaaaatattttacttgcaACAAACTCAATTTAGCCATCAAAGTGTACCTTAAAGTTTTCAAGTATTTAGATACTGATTTTAATGATGAAGATAAAGTGGAGAGGAATCGTATTGCGTTAGCAACACACTTAAATCTAGCTTTATGTTACTTAAAAACCGATCAAAATCTCTTGGCAAGAGACGAATGTACCAAGGCTTTAAATCTGGattctaaaaatgaaaaagctTTATTTAGAAGAGGACAAGCACATCTTGGGCTTGCATCGCCTGAAATCGCTATTAAGGATTTCCAAGAAGTTCTAAATGTACAACCGAAAAATACAGCCGCGACTAAACAAAtcgtaatttgtaataaacttATTAAGAAGCAATTAAGTAAAGAGAAGAAGCTTTATGCGAACATGTTTGATAAGTTTGCACAGGAAGACAAACAg tctAAATACGTGGTTATTtga
- the Fkbp59 gene encoding FK506-binding protein 59 isoform X1: MAEIDLSPAQDRGVLKEIIKEGTGDETPTNGCKVKVHYIGTLLDGTKFDSSKDREKPFKFDLGRGSVIKAWDIGVATMKKGEIAILTCAPEYAYGKNGSPPSIPPDATLKFEVELLDWHGEDLSPTKDKSIERYQITSGKQYANPEEGCQVNVHLIGKYNGKVFEERDVEFTLGEGEIVGIVEGVEIALQRFLNGEKSRLLIKSKYAFKEEGNTEFNIPPNADVEYEVELKSFEKETGVWVMNTSEKLEQAKLQKEKGTKYFTCNKLNLAIKVYLKVFKYLDTDFNDEDKVERNRIALATHLNLALCYLKTDQNLLARDECTKALNLDSKNEKALFRRGQAHLGLASPEIAIKDFQEVLNVQPKNTAATKQIVICNKLIKKQLSKEKKLYANMFDKFAQEDKQKEEQKLKELPDVMRGTLGEWGQEERPGGRDATAFEKENPNILMLNANGSGEFKNM, translated from the exons ATGGCCGAAATAGATTTGTCTCCGGCCCAGGACAGAGGTGTATTGAAGGAAATTATCAAGGAAGGCACAGGAGATGAGACTCCCACTAATGGCTGTAAAGTTAAAGTTCATTACATTGGCACTTTACTAGATGGAACAAAGTTTGACTCTAGCAAGGACAGAGAAAAGCCATTCAAATTTGATCTTGGACGTGGTAGCGTTATTAAAGCATGGGATATCGGTGTGGCTACTATGAAAAAAGGTGAAATTGCTATACTTACTTGTGCTCCTGAATATGCCTATGGCAAGAATGGTAGTCCTCCATCAATTCCACCTGATGCTACATTAAAGTTTGAA GTTGAATTGCTTGACTGGCATGGAGAAGATCTAAGTCCAACTAAAGACAAAAGTATTGAAAGATACCAGATTACTTCTGGAAAGCAGTATGCTAATCCAGAAGAAGGTTGCCAAGTAAATG tgCACTTGATTGGAAAGTACAATGGAAAAGTGTTTGAGGAGAGAGATGTAGAATTCACTCTTGGAGAGGGAGAGATTGTGGGAATTGTGGAGGGTGTAGAAATTGCACTGCAGCGTTTCTTGAATGGAGAGAAATCcagacttttaattaaaagtaaatatgcatttaaGGAAGAAGGAAATACTGAATTTAACATTCCACCAAATGCAGATGTGGAATATGAAGTGGAATTGAAAAGCTTCGAAAAg GAAACGGGAGTATGGGTAATGAATACATCCGAAAAGTTAGAACAAGCAAAGTtacagaaagaaaaaggaacaaaatattttacttgcaACAAACTCAATTTAGCCATCAAAGTGTACCTTAAAGTTTTCAAGTATTTAGATACTGATTTTAATGATGAAGATAAAGTGGAGAGGAATCGTATTGCGTTAGCAACACACTTAAATCTAGCTTTATGTTACTTAAAAACCGATCAAAATCTCTTGGCAAGAGACGAATGTACCAAGGCTTTAAATCTGGattctaaaaatgaaaaagctTTATTTAGAAGAGGACAAGCACATCTTGGGCTTGCATCGCCTGAAATCGCTATTAAGGATTTCCAAGAAGTTCTAAATGTACAACCGAAAAATACAGCCGCGACTAAACAAAtcgtaatttgtaataaacttATTAAGAAGCAATTAAGTAAAGAGAAGAAGCTTTATGCGAACATGTTTGATAAGTTTGCACAGGAAGACAAACAg AAGGAGGAGCAAAAACTGAAGGAACTGCCAGATGTGATGCGCGGGACTCTAGGAGAATGGGGACAGGAGGAAAGACCTGGAGGTAGAGATGCGACTGCCTTTGAAAAGGAAAATCCTAACATACTTATGCTCAATGCTAACGGTTCCGGTGAATTCAAAAACATGTAA